The Rhodospirillaceae bacterium genome has a window encoding:
- a CDS encoding patatin-like protein, with the protein MKEKELRLALVCYGGVSLAVYMHGVTKEIHKLIRASRDRHARHDDDSAPYRKDVRDSEAAYTELLAAFEPDLDLRVVVDIIAGASAGGINGIILGRALAHDLDMDPVRSFWLTQTDVTELMTEEVQAKPWHKLLFRPFVWMFMWSFRKILANDKEFRQKLSIFLRSRWFKPPFNGGKLTEVLFDGISAMGQSLARGRSLLPEGLPLDLYVTVTDFYGFTKETPIHDPPSVIEREHRQIIKFHYRQWPPGHEQTDFDTDNIPALAFAARATSSFPGAFPPAQLGECDRLIQAKGIVWKKRVDFLYENFGQYLKHGVNPTDAAFVDGSVLVNKPFAQAINAIAGRPAYRQVDRRLLYIDPHPRGPRNHDWGRVPGFLRTLRGALSDIPRNEPIHEDLAWVNSYNKEIQRLQTVVDASRPHIRAIVSAVAGQELRDPLDGAAIGRLRLAANAKAKAEAGFAYEGYLRLKLASVADELISLILNLSGYGNGSLNLKRINRVLVKWFEVQGITATDTTLITGTTAQTNPIWVEFLLNFDARFRQRRLRFAIRAVNQLYVKIEGDESGNVNTADLDTLKAGLYDTLDFMTPLNSALKNIPMQIAEKLKNRIRMIVEETEASEPTSEALTIMGDVLADLAQALNFEDHAKQAETVLGTLTETLPEAIRREVLESYIGFAAWDVLTFSVTNWRDLDEFNEILVDRVSPDDAQTLRPGGTAACLKGQQFNHFGAFFSRAYRENDYLWGRLHAAERLIDIVADAASLEGAAENINLNRIKGRAFLAILETERHHLPTCQTLIAELKGAAAVL; encoded by the coding sequence GTGAAAGAAAAAGAGCTTAGGCTCGCATTGGTTTGCTACGGCGGGGTATCTCTAGCCGTATACATGCATGGCGTCACCAAAGAGATACACAAATTGATTCGCGCATCCCGCGACCGTCACGCACGCCACGATGATGACTCGGCACCCTACCGTAAGGATGTTCGTGACAGCGAAGCCGCCTACACGGAACTTCTCGCCGCTTTTGAGCCGGATTTGGATTTGCGGGTCGTGGTTGACATTATCGCTGGGGCCTCTGCTGGCGGCATCAATGGGATTATTTTGGGGCGGGCCCTCGCACACGATCTGGACATGGACCCCGTTCGATCCTTCTGGCTGACACAAACCGACGTCACCGAGCTTATGACCGAGGAAGTTCAGGCAAAGCCCTGGCATAAACTGTTGTTTCGCCCGTTCGTTTGGATGTTCATGTGGTCGTTTCGTAAGATCTTGGCTAACGACAAAGAGTTCAGACAAAAGCTATCTATCTTTTTGCGATCCCGTTGGTTTAAGCCACCCTTCAATGGTGGAAAACTCACAGAAGTCTTATTCGACGGCATATCAGCCATGGGGCAGTCTTTGGCGCGGGGACGTTCTTTGTTGCCTGAGGGATTACCCTTAGACTTATACGTGACAGTGACAGATTTTTACGGGTTCACAAAAGAGACACCTATACACGACCCTCCATCAGTCATTGAACGTGAGCATCGTCAGATCATAAAATTTCATTACCGCCAATGGCCTCCCGGGCACGAACAAACAGATTTTGATACTGACAATATTCCAGCCTTGGCGTTCGCGGCGCGTGCAACATCCTCTTTCCCTGGCGCCTTTCCACCAGCACAGCTTGGGGAATGCGACCGCCTGATACAGGCAAAAGGAATCGTTTGGAAAAAGCGCGTTGATTTTCTTTATGAAAACTTCGGCCAATACTTAAAGCACGGCGTTAACCCAACAGACGCAGCCTTTGTCGATGGTAGCGTCCTGGTAAACAAACCATTTGCTCAGGCGATTAACGCCATCGCCGGCAGACCTGCCTACCGCCAAGTAGATCGTCGCCTGTTGTATATTGATCCTCACCCGCGCGGCCCACGCAATCATGACTGGGGTCGCGTGCCTGGATTTTTACGGACTCTGCGGGGGGCCCTATCAGACATTCCCCGCAACGAGCCGATCCACGAAGACTTAGCTTGGGTGAATTCCTACAATAAAGAAATACAACGTCTTCAAACCGTCGTTGATGCCTCACGTCCCCACATTAGGGCTATCGTATCGGCCGTGGCTGGTCAGGAACTCAGGGATCCATTGGATGGCGCAGCTATTGGTCGGCTGCGCCTGGCGGCAAATGCTAAAGCAAAGGCAGAAGCCGGTTTTGCTTACGAAGGTTACTTAAGGCTGAAGCTCGCTAGTGTCGCTGATGAACTCATATCCCTGATTCTGAACCTCAGTGGCTACGGTAACGGGAGCCTAAACCTTAAACGAATTAATCGCGTTCTTGTGAAGTGGTTCGAAGTGCAGGGAATCACGGCAACCGACACAACACTGATTACAGGAACAACAGCCCAAACCAACCCGATTTGGGTTGAGTTCTTATTGAATTTTGATGCCAGGTTTCGACAAAGGCGTCTTCGGTTCGCGATACGCGCGGTCAATCAACTTTACGTAAAAATCGAAGGCGATGAATCAGGCAATGTTAACACAGCCGATTTAGATACGTTAAAAGCCGGTTTGTATGACACTTTGGACTTCATGACGCCGCTGAACAGCGCCCTAAAAAACATTCCGATGCAGATCGCCGAGAAACTAAAAAACCGCATCAGAATGATCGTTGAAGAAACAGAAGCCTCTGAGCCAACGTCTGAAGCGCTGACCATTATGGGGGATGTGCTTGCAGATCTCGCCCAAGCATTGAATTTTGAAGACCACGCTAAGCAAGCTGAGACTGTTCTCGGAACACTGACTGAAACCTTACCTGAGGCCATCCGGCGTGAAGTTCTGGAATCCTATATTGGGTTTGCCGCCTGGGATGTCCTTACATTCTCTGTCACCAATTGGCGCGACTTAGACGAGTTCAATGAGATACTTGTTGATCGTGTCAGCCCCGACGATGCTCAAACCTTAAGACCTGGCGGAACAGCCGCTTGTTTAAAAGGTCAGCAATTCAATCACTTTGGAGCCTTCTTCAGCCGCGCGTATCGAGAAAACGATTATCTTTGGGGACGCCTGCATGCTGCTGAACGCCTGATTGATATTGTAGCTGATGCTGCAAGCCTTGAAGGAGCCGCTGAGAATATAAATTTAAATCGCATTAAAGGCCGCGCATTCTTGGCGATTCTTGAAACAGAGCGCCATCATTTACCAACATGCCAAACCCTTATTGCGGAGCTAAAGGGCGCGGCCGCGGTTCTTTAG
- a CDS encoding (2Fe-2S) ferredoxin domain-containing protein codes for MSEIDQPYYRLHVFCCTNVRPQSHLRGSCARKNSVALRDYMKTQAKKMDIGRVRVNAAGCLDRCELGPVMIIYPDGVWYHYENETDVDEILSSHIKNGIVVERLKLKVEDGP; via the coding sequence ATGTCCGAAATAGACCAGCCCTATTATCGACTGCATGTTTTTTGTTGCACCAATGTGCGGCCGCAGTCACATCTGCGCGGATCATGTGCCCGTAAGAATTCTGTAGCGTTGCGTGATTATATGAAGACTCAGGCAAAGAAGATGGACATCGGGCGTGTGCGCGTTAATGCGGCCGGGTGTCTCGATCGCTGCGAGCTTGGGCCAGTGATGATCATCTATCCGGACGGCGTTTGGTATCATTACGAAAACGAAACGGATGTAGATGAAATTTTAAGCAGCCATATTAAAAACGGCATCGTGGTCGAGCGTCTAAAACTCAAAGTTGAGGATGGACCATAA
- a CDS encoding ABC transporter substrate-binding protein, with product MTRKILLLVLIVLAGLGGFWLLQPSETPIALDPSQTTVLAPQPGPKTLRLAVVGLPPALGNPYRGTGVPTIYTYRAMFEGLTFVTEDGGVEPLLATSWEKLDDLTWQFNLRKDVLFHNGKPFTADAVVFAVDYLTSPAASIEPIARDLGAIESAEAVDDHTVIIRTEVASPLLPALTEALLIVEPEHWKELGREGFAQHPIGTGPFKLVEWTEAKATLDAHREGWRPPKVDKLEIIALPDASSRVQAILSDRIDIAVAMSRDDILSIEAGGGRGDIGTSSSVLGVVFILTGIPEDHPLQDKRVRQALNYAVNKNAYIDALFGGLTKAASQPTTAASVGYNSDVQAYPYDPDKARALLDEAGYGDGFSFTAQVTIGGGASLAPAYQQVSADLLNVGVVMSLRTIPVQQLIRGIQEGEWRGEAFGMNYSAERTTDALRPLRLHSCIHRSPWYCNEEVTAKIEKAFATSDLEERTRLTEDIMASYHDEAAAIWMHEIIFFKALGPKVINFRQDHTVLNYHEIDLLP from the coding sequence GTGACTCGTAAAATTTTACTCCTCGTTTTAATTGTTCTGGCCGGTCTAGGTGGTTTCTGGTTGTTACAACCATCAGAGACACCCATTGCCTTAGACCCGTCACAGACAACAGTTCTGGCACCTCAACCCGGACCCAAAACCTTGCGGCTTGCGGTCGTTGGCCTGCCGCCAGCGCTAGGCAACCCCTATCGCGGCACGGGCGTGCCGACCATCTACACCTATCGCGCCATGTTCGAAGGCCTGACCTTTGTCACCGAAGATGGTGGCGTAGAGCCTTTGTTGGCAACGTCATGGGAAAAACTTGATGATCTGACGTGGCAATTCAACTTAAGAAAAGATGTTCTCTTCCATAATGGCAAACCTTTCACAGCCGATGCTGTGGTGTTCGCCGTGGATTATCTGACAAGTCCGGCTGCCAGCATAGAACCCATCGCCCGAGATCTTGGTGCAATAGAAAGCGCAGAAGCCGTTGATGATCACACTGTCATCATTCGCACTGAAGTCGCTTCACCCTTGCTGCCTGCTTTGACAGAAGCCCTGTTGATTGTTGAACCAGAGCATTGGAAAGAATTGGGGCGCGAAGGTTTTGCTCAGCACCCCATCGGCACAGGTCCGTTTAAACTGGTTGAATGGACTGAAGCTAAAGCAACATTAGACGCCCATCGCGAGGGCTGGCGTCCGCCAAAGGTCGATAAACTCGAAATTATTGCGTTACCCGATGCGTCATCCCGGGTGCAGGCCATACTGTCCGACAGAATAGATATCGCAGTCGCGATGAGCCGCGATGACATCTTGTCTATTGAAGCGGGCGGTGGTCGCGGGGACATTGGCACATCAAGCAGTGTGCTGGGTGTGGTGTTCATCCTGACCGGCATTCCTGAAGATCATCCTTTGCAAGACAAACGTGTGCGCCAAGCACTCAACTATGCGGTCAATAAAAACGCCTATATCGATGCCCTCTTTGGCGGACTTACCAAAGCCGCAAGCCAACCCACAACTGCGGCAAGCGTTGGATACAATTCCGATGTTCAGGCTTACCCCTACGACCCAGACAAAGCGCGTGCGTTGTTAGATGAGGCCGGATATGGCGACGGCTTTTCTTTTACAGCCCAAGTTACAATTGGTGGCGGGGCATCATTAGCCCCCGCTTATCAACAAGTTTCTGCAGACTTGTTGAACGTTGGCGTTGTCATGTCCTTACGCACAATTCCAGTCCAGCAATTAATTCGTGGCATCCAGGAAGGGGAATGGCGTGGTGAGGCCTTCGGCATGAATTATTCCGCCGAACGCACCACGGATGCGCTGCGACCATTAAGACTGCATTCCTGCATTCATCGTAGTCCATGGTATTGCAATGAAGAGGTCACCGCGAAGATCGAGAAAGCCTTTGCAACGTCAGATTTGGAAGAGCGTACACGTCTCACGGAGGACATTATGGCTAGCTACCATGATGAGGCCGCCGCCATATGGATGCACGAAATCATCTTCTTTAAGGCGCTTGGACCTAAGGTCATAAATTTCCGGCAAGACCACACTGTTCTGAATTATCATGAGATTGATCTACTTCCGTGA
- a CDS encoding dipeptide ABC transporter ATP-binding protein, which produces MSDAFLQVRDLKVHFPVRTGGVLIGQYTPLKAVDGVSFDLNPGETLGVVGESGCGKSTLGRAVLQLIGATDGVVSWLGTDLTSLSKKELIAARENLQIVFQDPLASLDPRMTAGDIIAEPLRNYRPTLTKADRRKMVEEMMERVGLLPRMINRYPHEFSGGQCQRIGIARAMILRPKLVVCDEPVSALDVSIQAQVVNLLMDLQKEFGLALLFISHDLAIVRHISHRVMVLYLGKVMELADKAALYATPRHPYTQALLSAVPIPDPTKERNKDRILLTGDLPSPLSPPSGCVFRTRCFKATEKCAKQIPILETAGKGQQVACHHWQD; this is translated from the coding sequence ATGAGTGATGCGTTTCTGCAGGTTCGTGATCTTAAAGTCCATTTTCCAGTGCGAACGGGTGGTGTTCTCATAGGCCAATATACGCCGCTCAAAGCTGTGGACGGTGTGAGCTTTGATCTGAATCCGGGTGAAACCTTAGGGGTTGTCGGTGAGTCTGGATGCGGCAAATCCACCCTAGGACGTGCTGTTTTGCAACTCATCGGTGCGACGGATGGTGTTGTCTCTTGGCTTGGCACTGATCTCACATCTCTCAGTAAAAAAGAACTGATCGCCGCGCGCGAAAACCTCCAGATCGTCTTTCAAGACCCGCTGGCCAGCCTCGATCCGCGTATGACCGCTGGTGATATTATCGCAGAACCGTTGCGCAATTACCGCCCCACGCTGACCAAGGCAGACCGTCGCAAAATGGTTGAGGAGATGATGGAACGGGTTGGCCTCCTGCCGCGCATGATCAACCGCTATCCACATGAATTCTCTGGCGGGCAATGTCAGCGTATCGGCATAGCGCGCGCAATGATATTACGCCCTAAATTGGTGGTCTGTGATGAGCCTGTGTCGGCGCTGGATGTTTCAATTCAGGCCCAGGTTGTTAACCTGCTCATGGATCTGCAAAAAGAATTTGGTTTGGCGCTTCTGTTTATCAGTCATGATCTTGCCATTGTCCGTCACATCAGCCATCGGGTAATGGTGCTCTACCTTGGAAAAGTGATGGAGTTGGCAGACAAGGCCGCACTTTATGCCACGCCGCGTCACCCGTATACGCAAGCTCTTTTGTCTGCTGTGCCAATTCCCGATCCGACCAAAGAACGTAACAAAGACCGGATTCTGTTGACAGGCGATTTACCTTCGCCTTTAAGCCCCCCATCCGGTTGTGTCTTTCGCACGCGGTGTTTTAAAGCTACTGAAAAATGTGCCAAGCAGATTCCTATACTGGAAACAGCCGGTAAGGGGCAGCAGGTCGCCTGTCATCACTGGCAAGACTAA
- a CDS encoding nuclear transport factor 2 family protein, whose product MTHQTETPELALNAWIKAWTNRDTETILSLWDEQDAQSSYLPAERHAPLIGSVAVMEYVETTCEHFSTVLHRAEGILARSLSPAIGLSFYELNWMFADDRGPMGGTCRVTAIWRNREDQWRLFHYAEAPLAPLLELQAYYESVAADGLGAIPQRGIC is encoded by the coding sequence GTGACTCATCAGACCGAAACTCCAGAGTTAGCTTTAAACGCTTGGATAAAGGCTTGGACGAATAGAGATACGGAAACTATTTTATCGCTATGGGATGAGCAAGACGCCCAGTCCAGCTACCTACCTGCCGAACGACACGCACCTTTAATCGGCAGCGTTGCTGTAATGGAGTATGTAGAAACCACGTGCGAGCATTTCAGCACCGTGCTCCATCGCGCTGAAGGAATTCTGGCGCGAAGCCTTAGCCCTGCCATTGGGCTTTCGTTTTATGAGCTTAATTGGATGTTTGCCGATGACCGCGGACCTATGGGTGGCACGTGCCGAGTGACGGCGATCTGGCGGAACCGCGAGGACCAATGGCGTCTGTTCCATTATGCCGAAGCCCCACTCGCCCCCTTGTTAGAGTTGCAAGCCTATTACGAAAGCGTAGCAGCCGACGGCCTAGGTGCAATTCCACAGCGGGGCATATGTTGA
- a CDS encoding ABC transporter permease subunit yields the protein MSETPLSKPSRVNLSVPRADALDKAADVEGRSLWQDAFSRLRANRASMISAIMLILLAVVCFAGPYFVPWSYEEIDWDILEAAPPNFETGHYLGTDSLGRDMLARILQGGQVSFLVGILATSVALVIGVTVGATAGFMGGRVDQFLMRFVDVMYAVPLMFFIIILMVVFGRNFYLMFLAIGFVEWLTMSRIVRGQTLTLKNKEFVEAARASGGSTASIIIRHIVPNVLGVVVVYVTLTIPQVILLESFLSFLGLGVQPPMTSWGALIAEGAQEMEITPRTLILPAICLSTTLFCFNFLGDGLRDALDPKDR from the coding sequence ATGAGTGAGACACCGTTGAGCAAGCCATCTCGTGTTAACCTCAGTGTGCCGCGCGCCGACGCGTTGGATAAAGCCGCAGATGTTGAAGGGCGCAGTCTTTGGCAAGATGCATTTAGTCGCCTGCGGGCCAATCGGGCCTCTATGATTAGTGCGATTATGCTGATTTTGCTTGCCGTTGTCTGCTTTGCAGGACCTTACTTTGTCCCGTGGTCATATGAAGAAATTGATTGGGATATTCTAGAGGCGGCCCCTCCAAATTTTGAGACGGGCCATTATCTGGGCACGGATTCACTTGGGCGTGACATGCTGGCCAGAATTCTGCAAGGAGGACAGGTGTCCTTTCTTGTGGGTATTTTGGCAACGTCCGTGGCCTTGGTTATTGGCGTTACTGTAGGCGCGACGGCAGGCTTTATGGGGGGCAGGGTTGATCAGTTTCTCATGCGCTTTGTTGATGTTATGTATGCTGTGCCGCTGATGTTTTTCATCATCATTCTAATGGTCGTTTTTGGGCGTAATTTTTATTTGATGTTTCTAGCAATCGGCTTTGTTGAGTGGCTAACAATGTCGCGTATTGTGCGCGGTCAAACGTTGACTCTGAAAAACAAAGAATTTGTTGAGGCGGCGCGGGCCTCGGGTGGCTCAACAGCCAGTATTATTATTCGGCATATTGTGCCCAACGTTCTTGGCGTTGTGGTCGTGTATGTCACGCTGACCATTCCCCAAGTTATTTTATTGGAAAGTTTTTTGAGTTTCCTCGGCTTGGGGGTGCAACCGCCGATGACCAGTTGGGGTGCTCTGATCGCGGAAGGAGCGCAAGAAATGGAAATTACACCGAGAACTCTCATTCTCCCGGCAATTTGTCTCTCAACAACGCTCTTCTGTTTTAACTTCCTGGGTGATGGCCTCCGCGACGCGCTCGACCCGAAAGACCGTTAA
- a CDS encoding efflux RND transporter permease subunit, protein MVLSDFSIKRPVFAAVLSTLLVVFGAVAMLQLPVRETPDIERPVVSISVTYPGASAAIVETKVVQVLEDQISGVEGIKSINASARDAMGWIIVEFELGRDIDAAANDIRDVLSRASRSLPNDADPPTIRKADQDADPIMWLNISSPQMDRLELSDYVSRFLIDRFTSIEGVATAWIGGERKKSLRIWFDRRAMAARGITVVDVENALRRENVELGAGLLESETRDFNLRTARNFNTPEDFERLVIARGADNYLVRLSEIAKVEIGPENTATSFRTDGKNSVGIGIVKRPGASTLTVSDALREEIKNLQTTLPSDMSLVINQDSSVFITAALREVALAMGIAAVLVIAVIYLFLGTIRAVIIPAVTVPISLMATFIVLWPLGYSLNILTLLALVLAIGLVVDDAIIMLENIHRRIKRGEPPLLAAYRGARQVGVAIVATTLVLIAVFVPITLTEGVVGRLFTEFAVTMAAAVACSMFVALTLTPMMCSKILKNELDETLVARGSMRAFEWMRAFYARSLNMGLDRPYLVIAAFVAILAGGVGIFLIIPQEFTPPEDRGSVNVMIRAPEGASLDYTDRQGLEVTKRILKEYVETGIAARVLQIMPMGAGVSGQATNMGNVIIRLEPWEDRDKSVHDIIRELRPLLSDIPGAQIIPSPAPSFGQGRFGSNLSMVLGGSTYEELVVWRDIMLEAMAENPRLFGVRSNYNETRPQMRINIDQNRAADLGVSIGSVGQTLAVMLGSRRATTFVDKGEEYDVILQGRDEDRRTPTDVTNIYVRSDSTGELIPLSNLITIDEITDAGTRNRYDRLRSITVMATPAPGYPMGEAIDWLENVAAEKLPEAARVSWNGQAQEYQESGSAMYVFFGLALLVVFLVLAAQFESFIHPLVIMMTVPLAMMGALAGLWLFDISFNIYSQIGIIVLIGLAAKNGILIVEFANQLRDAGYEFREALVEASTIRLRPIVMTALATCMGAVPLVLASGAGAEGREAIGVVIFTGVAFSSFITLLVVPVFYQLMTQNTRSPGAVAADLKDLERKHPGRGRLSDDIVSDGTPAE, encoded by the coding sequence ATGGTGCTCTCAGATTTTTCTATCAAACGTCCCGTTTTTGCGGCCGTGCTCAGCACACTGCTGGTCGTTTTTGGTGCCGTTGCCATGCTGCAATTGCCGGTTCGGGAAACGCCAGATATTGAGCGACCTGTCGTCTCTATAAGCGTGACTTACCCTGGCGCATCAGCCGCCATTGTTGAGACCAAAGTCGTTCAAGTTCTAGAAGACCAAATTAGTGGCGTTGAAGGTATTAAATCTATCAACGCGTCTGCGCGCGATGCGATGGGTTGGATCATTGTTGAGTTTGAATTAGGCCGCGACATTGATGCTGCCGCCAACGACATACGTGATGTTCTAAGCCGCGCCAGCCGCTCGCTGCCAAACGATGCCGACCCGCCAACGATCCGAAAAGCCGACCAAGACGCCGATCCCATTATGTGGCTTAACATCTCCAGTCCACAGATGGACCGTTTAGAACTGTCTGATTACGTCAGCCGTTTTCTCATTGACCGCTTTACTTCGATTGAAGGTGTCGCAACGGCTTGGATTGGCGGCGAACGTAAAAAATCTTTGCGGATATGGTTTGACCGGCGCGCCATGGCCGCGCGAGGCATCACTGTGGTTGATGTTGAAAATGCATTGCGCCGTGAGAATGTTGAATTAGGGGCTGGCCTGCTCGAATCTGAAACCCGTGACTTCAATCTCCGGACAGCGCGAAATTTTAATACGCCTGAGGATTTTGAGCGATTGGTGATCGCCCGCGGTGCTGACAATTACCTGGTGCGACTCAGTGAAATTGCAAAGGTCGAGATCGGACCTGAAAATACCGCGACAAGCTTTAGAACGGACGGGAAGAACTCGGTTGGGATTGGCATTGTTAAGCGTCCCGGCGCAAGCACTCTGACGGTTTCTGATGCTCTGCGAGAAGAAATCAAAAACCTTCAAACAACGTTGCCCTCAGATATGAGCCTCGTCATCAACCAGGATTCTTCCGTTTTTATTACTGCCGCTTTGCGTGAAGTTGCCCTGGCAATGGGCATTGCAGCCGTCCTAGTTATTGCTGTGATTTATCTTTTCTTAGGCACGATCCGCGCTGTCATTATTCCAGCCGTCACGGTCCCAATATCCCTGATGGCAACATTCATCGTGTTGTGGCCTTTGGGCTATTCGCTGAACATTTTGACGCTTTTGGCTTTGGTCTTAGCCATTGGGTTGGTGGTTGATGACGCCATTATCATGCTGGAGAACATCCACCGCCGCATCAAACGAGGCGAGCCACCTTTATTGGCGGCATACCGAGGCGCGCGCCAAGTTGGGGTTGCTATCGTCGCGACAACCCTGGTGCTGATTGCCGTGTTTGTGCCAATCACGCTGACCGAAGGCGTGGTTGGACGGCTGTTTACAGAATTCGCTGTCACGATGGCGGCGGCGGTGGCTTGCTCCATGTTCGTAGCGTTGACGCTAACGCCAATGATGTGCTCGAAAATCTTAAAAAACGAGTTAGACGAGACACTTGTTGCGCGCGGTTCAATGCGTGCCTTCGAATGGATGAGAGCGTTTTACGCCCGCAGCTTAAATATGGGTCTGGATCGGCCTTATCTTGTCATTGCAGCCTTCGTGGCCATCTTGGCTGGCGGTGTTGGAATATTTCTTATCATCCCTCAGGAGTTCACTCCACCGGAAGATCGCGGCAGCGTGAATGTGATGATCCGCGCACCCGAAGGTGCGTCTCTTGATTACACTGACCGCCAGGGACTAGAGGTCACCAAGCGCATCTTAAAAGAATATGTTGAGACAGGAATCGCAGCACGTGTTTTGCAGATCATGCCCATGGGCGCCGGTGTGAGTGGACAAGCCACCAACATGGGCAATGTGATCATACGTCTTGAACCTTGGGAAGACCGCGACAAAAGTGTTCACGACATTATACGCGAATTACGTCCACTGCTGAGTGATATTCCTGGCGCACAAATCATTCCAAGCCCTGCGCCAAGTTTTGGCCAAGGGCGGTTTGGCTCAAACTTAAGTATGGTCCTTGGGGGTAGCACCTACGAAGAGTTAGTTGTATGGCGGGATATCATGCTTGAAGCCATGGCTGAGAACCCGAGATTGTTTGGCGTGCGTTCGAATTACAATGAAACCCGTCCTCAAATGCGGATCAATATCGATCAAAATAGAGCAGCAGACTTAGGGGTATCCATTGGCTCTGTAGGTCAAACACTGGCTGTTATGCTGGGCTCTCGCCGAGCCACAACTTTTGTCGATAAGGGCGAAGAGTATGACGTCATTCTCCAGGGACGCGATGAAGACCGACGCACACCGACAGACGTGACAAACATATATGTGCGGTCTGACTCAACAGGCGAACTGATACCTCTGTCCAATCTTATAACAATTGATGAAATCACTGATGCAGGCACACGCAACAGATACGACCGTTTGCGGTCTATCACCGTCATGGCAACCCCAGCCCCAGGGTATCCAATGGGAGAGGCTATTGATTGGCTAGAAAACGTGGCTGCGGAAAAACTACCAGAAGCAGCACGGGTTAGCTGGAATGGACAAGCCCAGGAATATCAGGAATCCGGGTCTGCCATGTATGTATTCTTCGGTCTTGCGCTGTTGGTGGTGTTTCTAGTACTTGCAGCGCAATTTGAAAGTTTTATCCACCCCCTCGTTATTATGATGACCGTACCTTTGGCCATGATGGGGGCTCTCGCGGGACTCTGGTTGTTTGACATCAGCTTCAACATTTATTCCCAAATCGGAATCATCGTGTTGATCGGCTTGGCAGCAAAGAATGGTATCCTGATTGTCGAGTTTGCTAACCAGCTGCGCGACGCAGGCTACGAATTCAGAGAAGCCCTGGTAGAAGCTTCAACCATACGCTTGCGACCGATTGTGATGACAGCACTGGCCACATGCATGGGAGCCGTGCCATTGGTGCTAGCCAGTGGTGCGGGAGCTGAAGGACGGGAAGCGATCGGTGTCGTTATCTTCACTGGCGTTGCCTTCTCAAGCTTCATTACGCTTTTGGTTGTGCCCGTGTTCTACCAATTGATGACGCAGAACACACGGTCCCCTGGCGCGGTGGCCGCTGATCTTAAAGACCTAGAACGAAAACACCCTGGCCGGGGTCGCCTGTCTGACGATATTGTGAGTGACGGAACACCTGCAGAATAA
- a CDS encoding ABC transporter ATP-binding protein: MTSVLEIDKLTVAFSTPDGTVEAVNDVTLSVEAGECLGLVGESGSGKSQTFMAAMGLLADNGTTSGEVRLDGIDLLSANEKKLNTLRGERIAMIFQDPMTSLTPHMKIGRQLSEVLIEHQGVDAAMGRARALDMLSRVKIPEAERRLDMYPHELSGGLRQRVMIAMALMCEPEVIIADEPTTALDVTVQAQILDLLVEVKDNLGTAIVLITHDLGVVAGLADRVAVMYGGRIVEQGQVAEIFASPMHPYTQGLLACTPRLDVDTDALITIPGQPPNLQNLPTGCSFHPRCIHAFDRCTAERPVLKGVSETRMKACFLDMAEAAQ; this comes from the coding sequence ATGACTTCAGTGTTAGAAATTGACAAACTCACCGTCGCCTTTAGTACGCCGGATGGAACAGTTGAAGCCGTTAACGATGTGACTCTGTCTGTTGAGGCGGGTGAATGTCTTGGTCTGGTTGGCGAGTCTGGCTCCGGAAAAAGCCAAACCTTTATGGCCGCCATGGGATTGTTGGCTGACAACGGCACGACATCAGGTGAAGTGCGGCTTGATGGTATTGATCTTCTGTCAGCCAATGAAAAAAAGCTGAACACCTTGCGCGGCGAACGCATTGCTATGATCTTTCAGGATCCGATGACGTCGCTGACCCCCCATATGAAAATCGGACGACAATTGTCTGAAGTGCTTATTGAACATCAAGGAGTTGATGCGGCAATGGGACGCGCGCGTGCGCTCGACATGTTGAGCCGTGTGAAAATTCCCGAGGCTGAGCGTCGATTGGATATGTATCCCCATGAACTCTCTGGGGGTTTGCGTCAGCGTGTGATGATCGCTATGGCGTTGATGTGTGAGCCCGAGGTCATCATTGCGGATGAACCGACAACGGCTCTTGATGTGACAGTGCAGGCGCAAATTCTCGACCTTCTGGTTGAGGTTAAAGATAACCTGGGAACGGCGATTGTCTTGATTACGCATGATTTGGGTGTTGTCGCGGGACTGGCTGACCGGGTTGCTGTGATGTACGGTGGACGTATCGTTGAGCAGGGTCAGGTTGCTGAAATTTTTGCATCCCCCATGCATCCGTATACGCAAGGTTTATTGGCGTGCACGCCGCGCTTGGATGTCGATACGGACGCTTTGATCACCATTCCGGGACAGCCCCCAAATTTACAAAATCTACCCACCGGTTGCAGTTTTCATCCGCGTTGCATTCATGCGTTTGATCGCTGCACAGCGGAGCGCCCTGTTCTTAAAGGTGTTTCTGAGACGCGGATGAAGGCCTGCTTCCTTGACATGGCGGAGGCCGCCCAATGA